A genomic stretch from Tamandua tetradactyla isolate mTamTet1 chromosome 15, mTamTet1.pri, whole genome shotgun sequence includes:
- the LOC143657120 gene encoding IQ domain-containing protein F5-like isoform X1 — protein sequence MESSCPSPWCPRFPSEDPRVKIPTKEAAVVSIQAWWRGTLVRRTLLHAALRAWIIQSWWRQHLAAQLERRRRAALEFYAKQERAAVQLQAWVRMWRVRRRYCRLVSAARIIQAYWRWRNCHTRGFIQGHYELKDKQLDLQLEISLGSQACRVTQCVPLPIKK from the exons ATGGAATCATCTTGCCCCTCACCATGG TGTCCTCGTTTTCCCTCGGAAGACCCCAGAGTGAAGATCCCAACCAAAGAGGCGGCGGTCGTGTCCATCCAGGCCTGGTGGCGCGGCACCCTGGTGCGCAGGACGCTGCTGCACGCGGCCCTCCGGGCCTGGATCATCCAGAGCTGGTGGCGCCAACACCTGGCGGCGCAGCTGGAGAGGCGGCGGCGCGCGGCGCTCGAGTTCTATGCCAAGCAGGAGCGCGCGGCCGTGCAGCTGCAGGCCTGGGTCCGCATGTGGCGCGTCCGCCGGCGGTACTGCCGCCTGGTCAGCGCCGCCCGCATCATCCAGGCCTATTGGCGCTGGCGGAACTGCCACACCCGTGGCTTTATCCAGGGCCACTACGAACTCAAAGATAAACAACTGGATCTTCAGCTGGAAATCTCGCTGGGCTCACAGGCCTGTAGGGTGACACAATGCGTACCCCTTCCAATAAAGAAATGA
- the LOC143657120 gene encoding IQ domain-containing protein F5-like isoform X2 codes for MDPRVKIPTKEAAVVSIQAWWRGTLVRRTLLHAALRAWIIQSWWRQHLAAQLERRRRAALEFYAKQERAAVQLQAWVRMWRVRRRYCRLVSAARIIQAYWRWRNCHTRGFIQGHYELKDKQLDLQLEISLGSQACRVTQCVPLPIKK; via the exons ATGG ACCCCAGAGTGAAGATCCCAACCAAAGAGGCGGCGGTCGTGTCCATCCAGGCCTGGTGGCGCGGCACCCTGGTGCGCAGGACGCTGCTGCACGCGGCCCTCCGGGCCTGGATCATCCAGAGCTGGTGGCGCCAACACCTGGCGGCGCAGCTGGAGAGGCGGCGGCGCGCGGCGCTCGAGTTCTATGCCAAGCAGGAGCGCGCGGCCGTGCAGCTGCAGGCCTGGGTCCGCATGTGGCGCGTCCGCCGGCGGTACTGCCGCCTGGTCAGCGCCGCCCGCATCATCCAGGCCTATTGGCGCTGGCGGAACTGCCACACCCGTGGCTTTATCCAGGGCCACTACGAACTCAAAGATAAACAACTGGATCTTCAGCTGGAAATCTCGCTGGGCTCACAGGCCTGTAGGGTGACACAATGCGTACCCCTTCCAATAAAGAAATGA
- the LOC143657117 gene encoding IQ domain-containing protein F5-like, protein MGIQCCKNGHLCQIVIEDYDETILMQMKEEEERKKKMEKLLLPPPPPPPTRTNKDEAATKIQAWWRGTLVRRTLLHAALRAWIIQSWWRLTLVRLLEKKKWAALELYARQEWAAIKLQSWVRMWRVRLCYCRLLNAVRIIQTYWRWHCCHTRGYFQGSYELTATKLGVELEVFLGAQICRITDCIPFPIKN, encoded by the exons ATGGGCATCCAATGTTGT AAGAATGGCCATTTGTGCCAAATCGTAATCGAAGATTATGATGAAACAATACTGATGCAAatgaaagaggaggaagaaaggaaaaaaaaaatggaaaaacttctactcccacccccacccccacccccaacg CGCACTAACAAAGATGAGGCAGCCACAAAGATCCAGGCCTGGTGGCGCGGCACCCTGGTGCGCCGGACGCTGCTGCACGCGGCCCTCAGGGCCTGGATCATCCAGAGCTGGTGGCGGCTGACGCTGGTGAGGCTGCTGGAGAAGAAGAAGTGGGCAGCTCTAGAATTGTATGCACGACAAGAATGGGCAGCAATTAAGCTACAGTCGTGGGTCCGCATGTGGCGGGTACGCTTGTGTTACTGCCGCCTGCTCAATGCTGTCCGAATCATCCAGACCTATTGGCGCTGGCATTGCTGTCACACCCGCGGCTATTTTCAGGGCAGCTATGAACTCACAGCAACCAAACTGGGAGTTGAGCTTGAAGTCTTTCTGGGCGCACAGATTTGTCGGATAACAGACTGCATCCCCTTCCCAATAAAGAACTGA